Proteins encoded together in one Streptomyces sp. NA04227 window:
- a CDS encoding 3-isopropylmalate dehydrogenase, producing the protein MSRTINLAVIPGDGIGQEVVAQGLKVLDAVLGEDVKLETREYDLGAKRWHRTGETLPDTELEQLREHDALLLGAIGDPTVPSGVLERGLLLKLRFAFDHFINLRPSRLFPNTVSPLAGDPRIDFVVVREGTEGPYTGNGGSLRTGTPAEVATEVSLNTAYGVERVVRDAFERAQARPRKKLTLVHKNNVLVYAGHLWKSIFDRVAAEYPEVTTDYLHVDAATIFFVTQPERFDVIVTDNLFGDILTDLAAAVTGGIGLAASGNINPTGEFPSMFEPVHGSAPDIAGQGKADPTATVLSVALLLRHLGFEAEAARVEEAVTADLAARGTAPRSTDEIGDALAARVAG; encoded by the coding sequence ATGTCGCGCACCATCAATCTCGCAGTGATTCCCGGTGACGGTATCGGCCAGGAGGTCGTGGCCCAGGGGCTGAAGGTTCTCGATGCCGTTCTCGGCGAGGACGTGAAGCTGGAGACCCGGGAGTACGACCTCGGCGCCAAGCGCTGGCACCGGACCGGCGAGACCCTCCCGGACACGGAGCTGGAACAGCTCAGGGAGCACGACGCGCTCCTGCTGGGTGCGATCGGCGACCCGACCGTCCCCTCCGGTGTCCTGGAGCGGGGGCTGCTGCTCAAACTGCGGTTCGCCTTCGACCACTTCATCAACCTGCGCCCGAGCAGGCTCTTCCCGAACACGGTGAGCCCGCTGGCCGGGGACCCGCGGATCGACTTCGTCGTGGTCCGCGAGGGCACCGAGGGCCCGTACACCGGCAACGGCGGCTCGCTGCGCACCGGCACGCCCGCCGAGGTGGCCACCGAGGTCAGCCTGAACACGGCCTACGGCGTCGAGCGCGTGGTCCGCGACGCCTTCGAGCGTGCCCAGGCCCGCCCGCGCAAGAAGCTGACGCTGGTCCACAAGAACAACGTCCTCGTCTACGCGGGCCACCTGTGGAAGAGCATCTTCGACCGGGTCGCCGCCGAGTACCCCGAGGTCACCACCGACTACCTGCACGTCGACGCGGCCACGATCTTCTTCGTGACCCAGCCCGAGCGCTTCGACGTCATCGTCACCGACAACCTCTTCGGCGACATCCTCACCGACCTCGCCGCGGCCGTCACCGGCGGCATCGGCCTGGCCGCCTCCGGCAACATCAACCCGACCGGGGAATTCCCGTCGATGTTCGAGCCGGTGCACGGCTCCGCGCCCGACATCGCGGGACAGGGCAAGGCCGACCCCACGGCCACCGTGCTCTCGGTCGCGCTGCTCCTTCGCCACCTCGGCTTCGAGGCCGAGGCCGCCCGGGTCGAGGAAGCGGTCACCGCCGACCTCGCCGCG